The genomic stretch TTCTGtttatttaccagtggttttattgcctgttaaaataattttttcctaTGATCCTAATACTAACACCTGATACCTCAACTGTATTATGTGACTACGTACCATATGAACAGTGACATTTTCTTGTTTGGAATAGTCTCTATACTGTATTGGTATGTCCTACCCTTTGCTCGTATGATACTGTCTTTGACTAGGATGTGGTATCTTTTAACTATATTAATTTTGTATTCTCATGACTCTGCcgataaacatgttttttttttaaaaagtgaaaaTACTGTTCACTTTTTCTGCATGGACCTGATCTCTGCTTGCAACAATCTCACAGAGGAGATGTTCCCCTTATGAACTAGAGCTGTTTTGACATTTTTTAGCTTTGCCCCTATTTTATCAGCAATaatgttatcactacttatgTCACCTTATTGATATATAcatcgttttgttttttttcaggacaaactagactttctttgggtactttttccccaggaattattttatttcctatacattttaaaaataaaaagaagaaaCTAGCTGAAAAATTATGTAAATAATAAACCCTAATCAACCTTGGCTATTTATTCCATTTACTATAAAACTTAAATTGTATTGCTGCTACAATGTATGGTGGTGATATTCAGTTTTGTAATAAAGATATATTTTTCCACATTGTGTCATTTTTTCATCTAATACTGCACAGATATTAAAAACATGTCTAAAGGTAAACGGAGTGaataaaacatttatagaaaGTGTAATTAGTTGCTTTTTATGCTGGGGGTGTGGTTTCAAAAGCCCTTCCCCCTCAGAGATCGCAGCAGGAAGCATGATATACTTTTAGCTGTGCGGATCGGTGGGGGGCAGAGCAAGGGGGGATCGGCGCCTCCCTGGTGCCACTACTTTGCTCATCTGAGCTTCAGGCTCATATTCTTGTCATTATGGCAAATACGGTGCCAGAAACGATGTAAATATATTGTATGATTGGCAGGAGGTGGTTAATTACAATTTGCAAAAGAAGGAGTAGCagcacagtggacaaacaaaTGGATTTATTTTACAGGAAATCAGTAATGGTATTCTGCATATTCTTTAAAGTAGATGTACGATAAATGGACTGAAAGGAGAAGTTCCAAGTAAAaaagacataataataatgttagataaatgcaaagaaaaaaacgaCATGATAGGGTGAAGTCATACGCAGTTAGCATACCTTCTTGAGCACCAGGTGGGAGATAAGGAGGCTCAAATCCATCTTTACTTGCTTGACTGCTCTGTTTTTCTAGATGTGGCTGGGAAGACCTTCTTTTCTGAGAATTGTTCTTGGGAACATTTTCAAGAATGTTTTCTGTGAAAGGAGGGCACTGTGGGCTATTGGTCCTTTCAGGAGAGCACTGCTGCCTGTTGGTAGTTTCAGGAGAACACTCCTGCCTGTTGGTCATTTCAGGAGAGCACTGCTGCCTGTTGGTCATTTCAGGAGAACACTGCTGTCTGTTGGTCATTTCAGGAGAGCACTGCTGCCTGTTGGTCATTTCAGGAGAGCACTGCTGCCTGTTGGTCATTTCAGGGGAGCACTGCTGCCTGTTGGTCATTTCAGGAGAGCACTGCTGCCTGTTGGTCATTTCAGGAGTACACTGCAGGCTATTGGTCATTTCCAGAGGGCACTGCAGCCTGTTGGTCATTTCAGGAGTGCATGGCAGGCTGTTGGTCATTTCCGCTGGGTACTGCTGCCTGTTGGTCATTTCAGGACAGCACTGTgggctgttggtcatttcaggaGGGAACTGCGGCATGTTGGTCATCTTAAGCGGTTGTGTCACAGTAGGAGCTGGAGTAAAAACGCCTGCAAGGAAAAGGTTCTATTATTAATAAAATATAAGATAAGTGCTATTAAAAACACTTTTtgatttaggctttgttcacatgatAAATCGGCAGCACTATCACAAGCTCTGATCGATACATTGTGGgatatagcggtttacagctgtttccaactgtttccaactgtaaaaaacaacaagcagcagctacatcacttgccagcagtaaaaatgtcaccatgtaatacatgtcagaatatcaatcagggattttaaatattttacaatgagcaaacactgactaaatcatttatacataattattgtaaaaatgaaacactttttttattacattattttcactggagttcctctttaagtactaaGGATTTGCCGAGCCTGTTAACCAGTGTAAATGCATAAGAAGTCCCTTCATGTTTATTTTTACTCCCTTGTATCCAGTGATGCACAGTTTGGATTGACGTGtgtgggctatggcaagatgactTCTATACAGCTTCTTGCTATTTCTTTCAGCATAATGTATCGCTTCTTCCCTGATTATTGTCCCTGCCAGTCTGTCATAAGAGTGGGCTGTAAAGTGATGCAATGCGTTAGATCCAATATTGTAAGTTAGATGGAGGTAGTCATGTCAGGACACTTGTAATGTTAAAATAAAGGTTTAGTGCCATACAGGATGCACTTTGTTTACTctaacagtgatttttttttttgaaggattGGCATTTAAGACTGTAACTTTAATATTCATCAGATCTGCAAATACACTAATTTACCTTACAGTTCTTCTCACACTGTACCACCACTTTATGTGAGGATGTTAGCATAACCAAATAAGACTTGGCTAGAAATGACACTGACCACTATGCTGGCTGCAATCATTGTCCATTGCTCTTCATTACATTCCGAGCCTTCAGTATATGTTTCTCTATCTTACTTTGACTGGACTCCTGAAGGAGAGATCTTTGTTCACGAAACACAGTCTTTCCAACAGTTTAATTGATTGGATAATATTTTGTATATGTACACATATGGTTGTATTTTATATTATTAGGTTCAAGAAATGTATCAGAGCATTGAGATGGACCAGAGTTCAACAGTTCCTCATATGCTACTGTTAATAcacatagattattattatttagtatttatatagcgcctgtGACGCTGGGTGTTTGGCGTGCACACAGAATACAACAATTCGAGGTCAGGTTGAAGCTAGGTCATACACGAGAAGTCAGAATAGTGTGGTACAGTAGGACTAAACAGAGCTAGGTCAAATAACAGGCAATATCGTTACACAGGAAGTCAGATGGCTACCGTACAAGAGGGTCAAGACAAGTGCTAAGTCAATATTCAGGCCGAGGTCGTACACATcggatcagatggctgaggtacagaaggGACGAGACAGAGACAAGGTCGTTAGGCTAGCCGAGGTCTATAACGGGtatcagatgactgaggtacaaagGGACGAGACTTTAATCAGAGTGGTGAACTTGCCGGATCATACACAGAAAAACAATAATTACTataattacaatatatatatatatatttattatacagtTCTAAACTGACTGGAGTACATAATATATcgggctgatgcgcaatatatgaatgtAGTTCACGAAACTACTATCTCACTAGGATAAGGACCAAGAACCACcatactgattagtatcaaggccgatGAGCAAGTGAATGCTCTCTGACAGGTAAGATTATTACAGTGCCAAcagcttccgtagcgctgtacagagtatattgtcttgtcactgaactGTACTTTTAGGCCTTTTCAGCTTTTTGGTTTCTGTTGTTGGGGTGAAATTACAAGCTGTACtaatatttattcatttatttatttaacactTACTTTATAAGCATCAGCCCTTATACTTGTTAAATAATGTTGAGAAGGTTGGGAAACAGAGTAACCAATAAATTAAATCATCCTCACTCCAAACTGGATGGTTATCATGTTGCTACTGAATCTCACCAATGCAAATATTATACAGTGGTAGGCATCAGCCCCGTTTCTAAGGCCGGGCAGTGCGCACAATCGCCTGGGGATTTGTGAGGGAGAAGGGGCGCAATGAAGAAGGGGGGAGCAGCCACACAATGGGACTCAGccaaggggaggggggcacgactcctccctctctctccctggggccctctccactcccctctccattTAAGAAGTGACGTGCTGCTGTGGCTGGGTGCACTGCTAGTGCTCACAGCGGTGCTGTACAGAGCAACCCGGTAGCATGTGAGTTGACAGCATCTGGAGAAGGGCCCTACAGAGAGTTCTTAAgtaggggtgctcaaatttaaaaaaagggcctcgcccccccaaaaaaaatcagtAGTATCTACAAGTGGTGGGGGACCTTCCCCCAAGCCCCCTTGCTCTGCAGTGACATGTGGCCTTCACCACCCGGCTCTCAAACTGTCCCAAAGCATACCCCTGAGCTCCTCCGCTTGACAGATACATTcagtcacagaagcactggctgAATTCAATGGTGTCGAGTCAGTCGGACCTATCACCTGTGGCCACACATTttcccctcctcgtttctggctggCTAGGGAGTactcagaggcgtagcaataggggctgcaga from Hyperolius riggenbachi isolate aHypRig1 chromosome 2, aHypRig1.pri, whole genome shotgun sequence encodes the following:
- the MDFI gene encoding myoD family inhibitor encodes the protein MEARVREEQSSQPALSQMSLKTYFPSEHNCTARLDTESRSAEQVEEMSQSKQKSSINGVLHTSGIMEPGQGPCVFTPAPTVTQPLKMTNMPQFPPEMTNSPQCCPEMTNRQQYPAEMTNSLPCTPEMTNRLQCPLEMTNSLQCTPEMTNRQQCSPEMTNRQQCSPEMTNRQQCSPEMTNRQQCSPEMTNRQQCSPEMTNRQQCSPEMTNRQECSPETTNRQQCSPERTNSPQCPPFTENILENVPKNNSQKRRSSQPHLEKQSSQASKDGFEPPYLPPGAQEDCCVHCALALLFCQFLSLCNLLLDLLTCGSCSADSAGFCCSCCSIGGCPDCADSCSTDCGIVDACCESGDCLEICMECCGLCFSS